DNA from Pseudocitrobacter corydidari:
TTAATCGTTCGCATTCATGAGTCTGCCAAATAAGGGCAATCAGGGGTGCTAAATAATTAACGCTGACTACTCAGATATGATTGAACAGCAAAACATAACAGAGGATGTAATCTTGAAGACAATCTTAAAAACGCTGGCCATCTGCGTAATGGCGGGTGGTCTGGTAGCTCAGTCGGTATACGCCGAACCGCTGGTCATTCAGGAACAGGGAAGCTTTTCTGCGGGTGGCACCATCATTACCGCGCCAGGAACGTTTGACGCGAAAAAGCCTCTGGATTCTGCTGGCCAAACCTATCATGGCGATCATGCGTCTGTGTTCTACCAGATTCCGGAAAATCCGCATAAATATCCTATCGTCATGCTGCACGGCGCAGGTCAGTTCTCGCGCACCTGGGAAAGCACCCCGGATGGTCGCGAAGGGTTCCAGAACATATTCCTGCGTCGCGGGTTCTCAACCTATCTTGTCGATCAGCCACGCCGGGGCAGCGCCGGACGCACAACGGTAGAAGGTACGGTTACGCCTAAACCGGATGAACAGCTATGGTTCAACCAGTTCCGCGTTGGCGTGTGGCCTGAGTATTTTAAAGGCGTTCAGTTCTCTCACGACAAAGAGGCGTTGAATCAGTATTTCCGTCAAATGACCCCGAATACCGGGCCGTTTGATATCAATGT
Protein-coding regions in this window:
- a CDS encoding alpha/beta hydrolase, translated to MKTILKTLAICVMAGGLVAQSVYAEPLVIQEQGSFSAGGTIITAPGTFDAKKPLDSAGQTYHGDHASVFYQIPENPHKYPIVMLHGAGQFSRTWESTPDGREGFQNIFLRRGFSTYLVDQPRRGSAGRTTVEGTVTPKPDEQLWFNQFRVGVWPEYFKGVQFSHDKEALNQYFRQMTPNTGPFDINVISDAMSAVVDNSGPAILFTHSQGGGPGWYTAMKNDKVKAIVAFEPGSSFVFPKKELPAPMPSAFDTLKGEPVPMEQFMALTKIPILIIYGDNIPDKPVAMPAQDSWRVRLAMAREWRDVVNKHGGDVTVTHLPEVGIKGNTHFPFSDLNNVQIADLVSQFLKEKNLQ